In Nitrospirota bacterium, a single window of DNA contains:
- a CDS encoding hybrid sensor histidine kinase/response regulator: MSSELDRDGLVDIFVAEASEAMYILTKAFHPSDGTTPTPAQLQEQYVWAHKIRGASGLYGYEGLALLGALLESTLEEAPSIQAARWPKALEALRGMVTSFESQLKVVAQGGAEDPSVSARWKDEVAKLFPSVPAMVPSEATLFRPDYLVPTLDPEVLSYFAPEAEEYLQTIESLLHRLRHDSKDGETIQTLYRTAHTLKGSAHTIGFKVVGDMAHPIEDCMIAVREGRVAMSSTLVGAIGRAVEVIRLLMRRDDENITQLQHDVPEVTQALEQIRSGEGIVVEAPAVAPIESTVPVAAAVMDRPVESTCPEGEMPSAESPLTDEYLLPLLDAEVLSYFAPEAQEYLESLEAQLLRLEKEQHNPEVINQLFRTAHTLKGSAYTVGFQSIGDLTHYVEDFMGSVREGRVKILPGHTDALLRSVDVVRLLMRRDSSSLDMLRQRFAVAMQGLKQLDQLMAAQSVESRRAVHSVASPVEQEAQDQQDAEPAKTVDGKAAEDREVIRVSRDRLERLLNLVGELVIGRGRLEQRLHMLENLSQQVLACKGRLVESVRSFEEKHTFTLPVASSSPAAVPFQGVAGLSDFGSLEFDKYDDFNILARRISEVTADITESMTQLSGSIRRSHEDMSHLAQLTLGMRDEIARARMVPVGTPFTRFRRATREMARATGKEVALVTSGEHTEVDTGVVERLVDPLVHLVRNAVYHGIEPAAVRVSKGKPGAGTIYLHASHRGNAVLIEVEDDGAGLDVEKIRAKAVERGLIRAEVARVLPESEVIKFIFMPGFSTADQIGDQAGRGVGMDVVKRVIESMNGHIDVESIRGVGTKFTLNLPLTLLIATALMVKAGSERYAIPLPSVREVTMLTASSHQRMGERSILHIGDEAIEVQPLQQLLTRNRVPVEVGRPVVIVRTAAGMIGLLVDELLGRQEIVIKPLGSFKSLDRSSFGGATIDPEGRVVLVLDPARLLAREAPVAAGPELSLDASASVEALIPYVEAPEPKASEPSILLIDDSLSIRKFVGRMLESAGYKVDTAVDGEEGLRKASAQNYRLILTDLEMPKLNGYEVIQGLRSRAQTQQTPIIVMTTRAGDKHRQMALNIGASSYIPKPVEERALIQEIERWIGKEATVRQ, translated from the coding sequence ATGAGCTCCGAACTTGACCGAGACGGCCTCGTTGACATTTTCGTCGCTGAAGCGTCGGAAGCGATGTATATCCTCACCAAGGCATTCCATCCGTCCGATGGGACGACGCCGACACCCGCGCAACTGCAAGAGCAGTATGTCTGGGCCCATAAAATTCGCGGGGCGTCAGGACTCTACGGATACGAGGGGTTAGCCCTGTTGGGGGCATTGCTGGAGTCCACCTTGGAAGAGGCGCCGTCTATCCAGGCCGCGCGCTGGCCGAAGGCATTGGAGGCCTTACGTGGGATGGTGACCTCGTTCGAGTCTCAATTGAAAGTTGTTGCACAAGGCGGCGCTGAAGACCCATCAGTGAGTGCGCGATGGAAAGACGAAGTGGCTAAATTATTCCCGTCTGTACCGGCCATGGTTCCATCAGAAGCAACCCTATTCAGACCGGATTATCTCGTCCCGACTCTCGATCCCGAGGTCTTGTCGTATTTCGCTCCGGAAGCGGAGGAGTATCTGCAGACCATTGAGTCGCTCCTGCATCGTCTGCGTCATGACTCCAAAGATGGAGAGACCATCCAGACGCTCTATCGCACGGCCCACACGCTGAAAGGGTCTGCGCACACGATCGGATTTAAGGTCGTCGGCGACATGGCTCATCCAATCGAAGATTGCATGATCGCGGTTCGTGAGGGACGGGTTGCCATGTCGTCAACGTTGGTCGGCGCGATCGGTCGAGCGGTGGAGGTGATCCGTCTGCTCATGCGTCGAGACGACGAGAATATTACTCAATTGCAGCATGATGTGCCAGAAGTCACTCAGGCGCTTGAACAGATTCGCAGTGGGGAGGGTATTGTGGTGGAGGCTCCGGCGGTTGCTCCGATCGAGTCGACGGTGCCCGTTGCGGCGGCCGTCATGGATCGTCCTGTGGAATCTACCTGCCCTGAAGGGGAAATGCCTTCCGCCGAGAGTCCTTTAACGGATGAGTATCTGTTGCCGCTTCTGGATGCCGAAGTGCTCTCCTATTTTGCCCCGGAAGCCCAGGAATATCTCGAATCACTCGAAGCGCAACTGCTGCGTCTTGAGAAAGAACAGCACAATCCGGAAGTCATCAATCAGCTCTTTCGGACCGCGCATACGCTGAAAGGGTCTGCCTACACGGTTGGATTCCAGTCGATTGGCGATCTGACGCATTATGTTGAAGATTTTATGGGCTCGGTGCGGGAGGGGCGCGTCAAGATTCTCCCCGGGCATACGGACGCGCTGTTGCGATCGGTCGATGTGGTTCGCCTGTTGATGCGGAGAGATTCTTCATCTCTCGACATGCTGCGCCAGCGATTTGCTGTGGCGATGCAAGGACTCAAGCAGCTCGATCAGCTAATGGCGGCTCAGTCCGTTGAGTCGAGGCGTGCCGTTCATTCAGTCGCGTCGCCGGTGGAGCAAGAGGCACAGGATCAGCAAGACGCTGAGCCTGCCAAGACGGTGGACGGCAAAGCGGCGGAGGATCGTGAAGTCATCCGTGTAAGCCGCGATCGGTTGGAGCGACTATTGAATTTGGTCGGCGAGCTGGTCATCGGCCGGGGTCGGCTCGAGCAGCGGTTGCATATGCTCGAGAATCTTTCGCAGCAAGTCTTAGCCTGTAAGGGGCGATTAGTCGAATCGGTTCGTTCGTTTGAGGAAAAACATACCTTCACGCTTCCGGTCGCCTCCTCGAGCCCGGCGGCCGTTCCGTTCCAGGGAGTGGCCGGTCTCAGCGATTTCGGCAGTCTTGAGTTCGACAAGTACGACGATTTCAATATTTTGGCCCGCCGCATCAGCGAGGTCACGGCGGATATTACTGAGTCGATGACGCAATTGAGCGGATCGATTCGCCGTTCGCATGAAGACATGAGCCACTTGGCACAATTGACGCTGGGTATGCGGGATGAAATTGCCAGGGCACGTATGGTGCCGGTCGGCACGCCATTCACGCGATTCCGCCGCGCCACACGCGAGATGGCTCGCGCAACAGGGAAAGAGGTGGCATTGGTCACCTCCGGTGAACATACCGAAGTGGACACGGGCGTCGTGGAGCGGCTGGTCGATCCGTTGGTGCACCTTGTGCGTAATGCGGTCTATCACGGGATCGAGCCTGCTGCGGTTCGCGTGTCGAAGGGGAAGCCGGGAGCAGGGACGATCTATCTCCATGCGTCCCATCGCGGGAATGCCGTATTGATTGAAGTGGAAGACGATGGAGCGGGGCTCGATGTTGAAAAGATCCGGGCCAAGGCGGTGGAACGAGGGTTGATTCGCGCAGAGGTGGCCCGCGTGTTACCGGAGTCAGAAGTGATCAAGTTTATTTTTATGCCGGGATTCTCGACGGCTGACCAGATCGGTGATCAGGCCGGGCGAGGGGTCGGCATGGATGTGGTGAAACGTGTCATTGAAAGTATGAACGGCCACATCGATGTCGAATCCATTCGAGGTGTGGGGACGAAGTTCACCTTGAATCTCCCGCTGACCTTGCTGATTGCCACGGCGCTCATGGTGAAGGCCGGGAGTGAGCGTTATGCGATTCCATTGCCATCGGTACGCGAAGTCACGATGTTGACAGCCAGTTCACATCAACGCATGGGCGAACGGTCGATCTTGCATATCGGCGATGAGGCGATCGAGGTGCAGCCGCTTCAGCAATTGCTCACTCGGAATCGCGTGCCTGTGGAAGTCGGGAGACCGGTGGTCATCGTGAGAACGGCCGCTGGCATGATCGGTTTGCTGGTTGATGAATTGCTCGGCCGTCAGGAAATCGTTATTAAGCCCTTGGGGTCGTTCAAGTCGTTGGATCGTTCCAGCTTTGGCGGAGCGACCATCGATCCGGAAGGTCGCGTAGTCCTCGTATTGGACCCGGCTCGACTGCTGGCCCGAGAGGCGCCAGTCGCGGCGGGACCGGAGTTGTCGTTAGACGCGTCAGCCTCCGTGGAGGCCCTGATTCCATACGTGGAGGCGCCAGAGCCGAAGGCGTCGGAACCGTCGATTCTCTTAATCGACGACTCCTTGAGCATCCGGAAGTTCGTGGGCCGGATGTTGGAGTCTGCCGGGTATAAAGTCGATACTGCGGTGGATGGAGAAGAAGGTCTCCGTAAAGCATCGGCACAAAACTACCGATTAATCCTTACCGATCTTGAGATGCCGAAGCTCAATGGCTATGAAGTGATCCAGGGATTACGCAGCCGGGCGCAGACGCAGCAGACGCCGATTATCGTGATGACGACCAGAGCCGGAGATAAACACCGGCAAATGGCTCTGAATATCGGCGCGAGCTCGTATATTCCCAAGCCGGTTGAAGAGCGGGCGTTGATTCAGGAAATTGAGCGATGGATCGGTAAAGAGGCCACCGTGCGTCAATAG
- a CDS encoding chemotaxis protein CheW: MLRAARGQQQTQTTKRSWNVVIFSIGGMKLAARTEDVGGVSPWTDSIPVPSRTPFVQAMQKRDHEVMPVYELANRLSRTLQGDPLLCLVARHVDGPMAICIDAAVPSLETVDAAAIRPTIGGDLETLGSVTIGGDDVTIVALQRLGRLG; encoded by the coding sequence GTGCTGAGGGCGGCTCGAGGGCAGCAGCAGACTCAGACGACGAAACGGTCGTGGAATGTGGTGATCTTCTCCATTGGTGGGATGAAGTTGGCCGCACGGACGGAAGATGTGGGGGGCGTGTCACCCTGGACTGATAGTATTCCTGTGCCGAGTCGGACACCGTTCGTGCAGGCGATGCAGAAACGGGATCATGAGGTCATGCCGGTGTATGAATTGGCGAACAGGTTGAGTCGCACCTTGCAGGGAGATCCATTGCTGTGCCTGGTCGCGCGTCATGTCGATGGACCGATGGCGATCTGTATTGATGCGGCGGTACCGTCTCTCGAAACCGTAGATGCCGCAGCGATTCGACCCACTATCGGCGGTGATCTTGAAACGCTTGGGTCAGTCACGATTGGTGGAGACGACGTGACGATCGTGGCCTTGCAACGACTGGGACGGTTAGGATAG
- a CDS encoding response regulator — MPNVLVADDSIAVRKVAERLLTEAGFGVTLAANGEEALAYLAKEKPDLVVSDVIMPDKSGYEVCAFVRAQSGLANTPVLLISGIVNEEVTRQAESCHADGVLKKPFQGTSLKDRVLELLSKRQAPVAPAPKHVEPVPETVEPIHTARVSDEQLETYRQTAARLKPLEEELQVERDRSAQLTQRVAQLEGQSGNMKELESMLAREREQTAQLKIKLAEAEEATARVQELESVLKDEREQAADAKKQGVVVESLTARVRELEEALQQEREGRAQEASRLAEMQRSASRVQEMEATLHAERQAATQLVQQMTAMEKTVARSQELAQQLAQEQERTSDATRRAAEAERQAAAQLAQEQKHVQELSRRVAEQEQIVARMSILEQTLAAEQDTNHDLAARLSESQRASERVLEFESLLQTERERNSLLAKRASDTEQAAEQATKRFEEMATKLGEIAGLASQLGSGKRRS, encoded by the coding sequence ATGCCAAACGTGCTGGTTGCCGATGACAGTATTGCCGTTCGGAAAGTCGCGGAGCGGTTGCTGACGGAGGCTGGATTTGGAGTCACTCTTGCTGCAAACGGTGAAGAGGCGTTGGCCTACTTGGCCAAAGAGAAGCCTGACTTAGTCGTCTCAGACGTGATCATGCCGGATAAGAGTGGGTACGAAGTCTGCGCCTTTGTGCGCGCGCAGAGCGGGTTGGCGAACACCCCGGTGCTCTTGATCTCCGGTATTGTCAACGAGGAGGTGACCAGGCAAGCTGAATCTTGTCATGCCGACGGAGTGTTGAAAAAGCCGTTCCAGGGTACTTCTCTCAAGGATCGGGTGCTTGAGTTATTGTCCAAGAGACAAGCGCCGGTTGCTCCTGCTCCGAAGCATGTTGAGCCGGTGCCAGAGACGGTTGAACCGATTCATACAGCACGTGTCAGCGACGAACAATTGGAAACGTATCGGCAGACGGCTGCGCGATTGAAACCGCTTGAGGAAGAACTTCAGGTTGAACGAGACCGATCGGCACAACTCACTCAACGAGTGGCGCAGCTTGAGGGGCAGTCGGGCAATATGAAGGAACTCGAGTCGATGCTGGCCCGAGAGCGAGAGCAGACGGCTCAACTGAAGATAAAGCTTGCAGAAGCCGAGGAGGCGACTGCCCGGGTGCAGGAGCTCGAATCGGTATTGAAAGATGAACGCGAGCAGGCGGCCGACGCCAAAAAGCAGGGAGTCGTGGTTGAGAGTCTGACGGCCCGTGTTCGGGAACTGGAAGAGGCTCTTCAGCAGGAACGTGAGGGCAGGGCGCAAGAGGCCTCGCGTCTCGCCGAGATGCAGAGGAGTGCGAGTCGAGTCCAGGAAATGGAGGCGACGTTGCATGCCGAGCGCCAGGCTGCCACGCAACTGGTCCAGCAGATGACGGCGATGGAAAAGACCGTGGCCCGATCTCAAGAGCTGGCGCAGCAATTAGCGCAAGAACAGGAACGTACGAGCGATGCAACGCGCCGGGCGGCTGAGGCTGAACGCCAGGCAGCCGCGCAACTAGCGCAGGAGCAAAAGCATGTGCAGGAACTTTCTCGGCGTGTGGCTGAGCAAGAACAGATTGTCGCACGGATGAGTATATTGGAACAAACATTGGCTGCCGAACAGGACACGAATCACGACCTCGCTGCGCGCCTTTCCGAGTCCCAACGTGCATCGGAACGAGTCCTGGAGTTTGAATCGTTGCTTCAGACCGAGCGAGAACGGAATAGCCTTCTGGCCAAGCGTGCATCTGATACAGAACAGGCAGCCGAGCAGGCGACCAAACGGTTTGAAGAGATGGCGACGAAGCTTGGTGAGATCGCAGGGTTGGCCTCTCAGCTGGGGAGTGGAAAACGGCGATCCTGA
- a CDS encoding methyl-accepting chemotaxis protein: MARPTVLQRFEDLKTQTKLLTAFGIVSVIIVIMSSLGVWTNKRISQQTDAIYVDYTVPLIDFNTMLFNVNKYHETLQDLARAPRAADFKVDVAKIGPYKQEVDRLIAAYEATILRVSSTGRDEAKDLVLLKGALATFFSQSEAGVAAIAESFESKALSPGQAQQMRELGQLALTVSIAPAFDEVSIRHSEQIKTMQEIAKDLSNEAKSLAANATLALVIGGVLAVLLGLSIGYWVAHKLALGIGQVAHVAQLAASGNYQARAKITSKDELGQMAASFNAMLDRITALVTSESERDDMQKRLMSFLVLVSDVGKGDLTKRGEVTADMFGNLADGFNLMVTRFGQLLKQVREAAERVNKSAGTLRESAGQMAGTAKHQADESTKTLGAVEQLATSMRQVAETAGASSESAKQVLQATERGRVAVEETVQDMHSIRSAVQRMSKQVKALGDRSLEISQIVSTIRDIANQTNLLALNAAIEAAGAGEAGARFAVVADQVRKLAESSTQATREIADLVKVIQTETQDAVVAMEQETQAVEAGSASALRTGEVFNEISGIAQRSSELAQTIASAAVTQTASTDQVGRSIKDFSGGAAATQKVTDSARVTVEDMAKLAEGLTSSVAQFKLV; the protein is encoded by the coding sequence ATGGCGAGGCCTACTGTACTGCAACGGTTTGAGGACTTAAAAACACAGACGAAGCTGTTGACGGCTTTTGGCATCGTCAGCGTCATCATCGTGATTATGAGCTCGTTGGGTGTGTGGACCAATAAGCGCATCAGCCAACAGACTGATGCGATCTACGTCGACTACACTGTCCCTCTCATCGACTTCAATACGATGTTGTTCAACGTCAATAAGTACCATGAGACGCTTCAGGACCTTGCCCGAGCGCCTCGCGCCGCTGACTTCAAAGTTGACGTGGCGAAGATCGGGCCATACAAACAGGAAGTTGATCGGCTAATCGCCGCATATGAGGCGACGATCTTGCGTGTCTCAAGCACCGGGCGCGATGAAGCAAAAGATCTTGTGCTGTTAAAGGGGGCCCTAGCGACATTTTTTTCACAGTCTGAAGCTGGAGTTGCTGCCATTGCTGAAAGTTTTGAATCGAAGGCATTGTCACCTGGACAGGCTCAACAGATGCGGGAATTGGGACAACTTGCCTTGACGGTGAGTATTGCACCGGCCTTTGATGAAGTGAGTATTCGCCACTCAGAACAGATTAAGACGATGCAAGAAATTGCCAAGGATCTTAGTAATGAGGCAAAGTCGCTCGCTGCAAATGCAACCCTCGCGTTGGTGATCGGCGGAGTGCTCGCGGTGTTGTTGGGATTGTCGATTGGTTACTGGGTGGCGCATAAATTGGCGTTGGGTATTGGACAGGTTGCGCACGTCGCACAGTTGGCGGCAAGCGGCAACTACCAAGCTCGCGCCAAGATCACGTCGAAGGACGAACTCGGACAGATGGCCGCTTCGTTCAATGCCATGTTGGACCGCATTACGGCCCTGGTGACGTCGGAGTCCGAGCGCGACGATATGCAAAAACGTTTGATGAGCTTTCTGGTCTTGGTCTCGGATGTCGGTAAAGGAGATTTGACAAAACGCGGTGAGGTGACGGCAGACATGTTCGGCAACCTTGCGGACGGGTTCAACCTCATGGTGACCCGGTTCGGACAGTTGCTGAAACAGGTTCGAGAGGCTGCCGAACGCGTCAACAAATCAGCCGGGACTCTTCGTGAAAGCGCCGGACAGATGGCTGGAACCGCGAAGCATCAGGCGGACGAATCCACCAAGACGTTGGGTGCGGTCGAACAATTGGCGACATCCATGCGTCAGGTTGCAGAAACCGCCGGCGCTTCTTCGGAGTCGGCGAAGCAAGTGTTGCAAGCGACAGAACGCGGACGAGTGGCCGTGGAAGAAACGGTGCAGGACATGCACAGCATTCGTTCAGCCGTGCAACGTATGTCGAAGCAGGTCAAGGCGCTGGGCGACCGGTCCTTGGAAATTTCGCAGATCGTGTCGACGATTCGAGATATTGCCAATCAGACGAACTTGCTCGCGTTGAACGCAGCCATCGAGGCGGCCGGCGCCGGCGAGGCCGGTGCCCGATTCGCCGTCGTCGCCGATCAGGTCAGAAAACTGGCCGAAAGCTCGACGCAAGCGACGCGCGAAATCGCCGATCTTGTGAAGGTGATTCAGACTGAAACGCAAGACGCGGTGGTCGCGATGGAACAGGAAACGCAGGCGGTGGAAGCCGGATCGGCCTCCGCACTGCGCACCGGTGAAGTGTTCAACGAAATTTCAGGAATCGCTCAACGTTCGTCGGAGTTGGCGCAGACCATCGCCAGCGCGGCGGTCACCCAGACCGCGTCGACGGATCAGGTGGGTCGCTCGATTAAGGACTTCTCCGGCGGTGCCGCGGCGACGCAAAAAGTGACGGACTCTGCGCGCGTGACCGTTGAAGATATGGCGAAGCTCGCCGAAGGGCTGACGTCTTCCGTCGCCCAGTTTAAATTGGTCTAG
- a CDS encoding chemotaxis protein CheW has protein sequence MASMQHVMTVDSSRPASGASSSGAGPGHSSGSATIRAAIISMGGELFTIDLRSVREVFVVESITPVPGMPSGLVGVTNLRGTVIPLLDLRMMFSLNAETTLQYAVVVKHGNWQVGVLVDTVPEIRTLSKDQFMPAPTGTGEAEFPFVSTVVKLEDRLRGVLETAAVLSHFETAG, from the coding sequence ATGGCATCGATGCAGCATGTCATGACCGTGGATTCCAGCAGGCCAGCGTCTGGCGCTTCAAGCTCAGGAGCCGGCCCTGGTCATTCGTCTGGATCGGCGACCATTCGTGCCGCCATCATCTCCATGGGAGGGGAGCTCTTCACGATTGATCTGCGGAGTGTTCGTGAAGTGTTCGTCGTAGAATCTATCACGCCGGTTCCCGGAATGCCTTCAGGCCTGGTGGGAGTCACGAACCTGCGCGGAACGGTGATTCCGTTGCTCGACCTGCGGATGATGTTTTCGCTCAACGCAGAGACCACGTTGCAATATGCCGTCGTCGTGAAACATGGGAATTGGCAAGTGGGTGTGTTGGTAGATACGGTGCCAGAAATCCGCACCCTCTCAAAAGACCAATTCATGCCGGCTCCAACCGGCACGGGGGAGGCCGAGTTTCCATTTGTGTCGACGGTGGTCAAACTCGAGGACCGGTTACGGGGAGTGTTAGAAACCGCGGCGGTGCTCTCGCACTTCGAGACCGCAGGGTAA
- a CDS encoding chemotaxis protein CheW encodes MSLRGHLKSTNVLVETASFLVVRLGGSYLALPADGVHGVLTPEEAGLEQAVTATGTLYQPVDLAHLLSVVADLSGLEVRTVLYSNGHSHGAIRVEQVVGLTDVERKNCLPLPPQFRCDERRWFGGMMLYEELLVLIVNPAWMLGELAEVVSVGARETSQLVTVGSLTVGGSC; translated from the coding sequence ATGAGTTTACGAGGTCATCTTAAATCGACGAATGTGCTCGTAGAGACGGCTAGCTTCTTGGTCGTTCGTCTGGGGGGGAGTTATCTGGCATTGCCAGCAGATGGCGTTCATGGTGTGCTCACGCCCGAAGAGGCTGGCCTGGAGCAGGCTGTGACGGCGACAGGGACGCTCTACCAGCCGGTTGATCTTGCTCACTTGCTCTCGGTGGTGGCCGATCTGTCCGGCCTCGAAGTACGGACGGTGTTGTATTCGAATGGGCATTCACATGGCGCGATTCGTGTCGAGCAGGTGGTCGGCTTGACGGACGTCGAACGAAAGAATTGTCTTCCGTTGCCGCCGCAGTTTCGATGCGATGAACGACGGTGGTTCGGGGGGATGATGCTGTATGAGGAACTTCTGGTGTTGATCGTGAATCCTGCCTGGATGCTGGGAGAGTTGGCTGAGGTGGTCTCTGTGGGCGCGAGGGAGACCTCGCAGCTGGTCACCGTTGGTTCGCTCACGGTTGGTGGATCGTGCTGA